One window of Hymenobacter sp. BRD128 genomic DNA carries:
- a CDS encoding TMEM175 family protein, which translates to MHKTRLEAFSDGVLAIILTIMVLELKVPHGDNLAALRPLLPVFLSYVLSFVYVGIYWNNHHHLLSSARQISGGVLWANLHLLFWLSLTPFATGWMGENHFAPATLAVYGGVLLGSAIAYFVLQNCLIAVNGGPASPLAHAVGHDWKGKLSPVLYLVGIVSSFWLPWLAGAAYVGVALLWLVPDPRIERTLAREKPE; encoded by the coding sequence ATGCACAAAACCCGCCTCGAAGCGTTTAGCGACGGTGTGCTCGCCATTATCCTCACCATTATGGTGCTGGAGTTGAAGGTGCCGCACGGCGACAACCTGGCGGCGCTGCGGCCGCTGCTGCCCGTGTTTCTGAGCTACGTGCTGAGCTTTGTGTACGTCGGCATTTACTGGAATAATCACCACCACCTACTCAGCAGCGCCCGGCAAATTAGTGGGGGCGTGCTGTGGGCCAACCTACACCTACTGTTCTGGCTGTCGCTCACGCCGTTTGCCACCGGCTGGATGGGCGAAAATCACTTTGCCCCGGCCACGCTGGCCGTGTATGGCGGGGTGCTGCTAGGGTCGGCCATCGCGTATTTTGTGCTGCAAAACTGCCTTATCGCCGTTAATGGCGGCCCCGCCTCGCCGCTGGCCCACGCCGTGGGGCACGACTGGAAAGGCAAGCTTTCGCCGGTACTTTACCTGGTGGGCATCGTGAGCAGCTTCTGGCTGCCGTGGCTGGCGGGCGCGGCCTACGTGGGCGTGGCGCTGCTCTGGCTGGTGCCCGACCCACGTATTGAGCGCACATTAGCGCGGGAAAAACCAGAATAG